The following are encoded together in the Acidobacteriota bacterium genome:
- a CDS encoding amidohydrolase, translated as MTSRLRAAAVACCALVVLTLAPAAAGAGVVEKAGLEAAVAERADLLWDAARKIWEWAEPGYQETKSSALLASLVEEEGFEVTRGVAGIPTSFVASFGAGRPVIAILAEFDALPGLSQDAVPTRSPRQGPDWGHACGHHLFGAGSLGAALAVADGIRGGAIGGTVRLYGTPAEEGGGAKAFMARAGLFDDVDAVLHWHPGDGNSAGDPTNLARVAAKFRYRGRSAHAAASPEAGRSALDAVAILNYGAELLREHTPDRTRIHHVITAGGDAPNVVPAFAEAYYYVRHPNIDIARSIYDRLVLVAEGAAHATETELEIEFLGGIHNLLPNDTLSKVSLRNFKALIDMKYTEAEKGWARKLQESLLKPRPLASVSQLRDETGNTSLGSTDVGDVSWVAPTTGIRTACWVPGTPAHSWQATAAGGTTIGRRGMLMAARVLAATAWDLFADPSIVKAAREELDRRLADRPYRAALEEGQQPPLDYRKAPER; from the coding sequence ATGACTAGCCGATTGCGCGCGGCCGCCGTTGCCTGCTGCGCCCTGGTTGTCCTTACTCTCGCGCCCGCAGCGGCCGGTGCCGGGGTCGTGGAGAAGGCGGGCCTGGAGGCCGCCGTGGCGGAGCGCGCCGACCTGCTCTGGGACGCCGCCCGGAAGATCTGGGAGTGGGCCGAGCCGGGCTACCAGGAAACGAAGTCGTCGGCCCTGCTCGCCTCCCTCGTCGAGGAGGAGGGGTTCGAGGTCACGCGCGGCGTCGCCGGAATCCCGACCAGCTTCGTCGCCTCGTTCGGCGCCGGCCGCCCCGTGATCGCGATTCTGGCCGAGTTCGACGCGCTGCCGGGACTGTCGCAGGACGCCGTTCCCACCCGCTCTCCGCGCCAAGGGCCGGACTGGGGCCACGCCTGCGGCCACCACCTGTTCGGCGCCGGCTCGCTCGGTGCCGCGCTGGCGGTGGCCGACGGCATCCGCGGCGGCGCGATCGGGGGCACCGTACGGCTCTACGGCACCCCGGCGGAAGAGGGCGGCGGCGCCAAGGCCTTCATGGCTCGCGCCGGGCTGTTCGACGACGTCGACGCGGTGCTGCACTGGCACCCGGGTGACGGGAACTCGGCCGGCGATCCGACGAACCTGGCCCGGGTGGCGGCGAAGTTCCGCTACCGCGGGCGGAGCGCCCATGCCGCGGCGTCGCCCGAAGCGGGCCGGTCGGCGCTCGACGCGGTGGCGATTCTGAACTACGGCGCCGAGCTCCTCCGCGAGCACACGCCGGACCGCACGCGCATCCACCACGTGATCACCGCCGGCGGCGACGCGCCGAACGTGGTGCCGGCGTTCGCCGAGGCGTACTACTACGTCCGCCACCCGAACATCGACATCGCCCGCTCGATCTACGACCGGCTGGTTCTGGTGGCCGAGGGCGCCGCCCACGCCACCGAGACGGAGCTCGAGATCGAGTTCCTGGGCGGGATCCACAACCTGCTGCCGAACGACACGCTGTCCAAGGTCTCGCTGCGCAACTTCAAGGCCCTCATCGACATGAAGTACACGGAAGCGGAGAAGGGCTGGGCCCGGAAGCTCCAGGAGTCGCTGCTCAAACCGCGGCCCCTTGCCTCGGTATCCCAACTGCGCGACGAGACGGGCAACACGAGCCTGGGTTCCACGGATGTCGGCGACGTCTCCTGGGTGGCGCCGACGACCGGCATCCGCACAGCGTGCTGGGTGCCCGGCACGCCGGCCCACTCCTGGCAGGCGACCGCGGCCGGCGGCACGACGATCGGCCGCCGGGGCATGCTGATGGCCGCCCGCGTTCTCGCCGCCACGGCCTGGGATCTGTTTGCCGATCCTTCGATCGTCAAAGCCGCCCGTGAGGAACTCGATCGCCGGCTGGCCGACCGGCCCTACCGCGCCGCTCTCGAAGAGGGCCAGCAGCCGCCGCTCGACTACCGCAAGGCGCCCGAGCGCTAG
- a CDS encoding Zn-dependent alcohol dehydrogenase yields MKAAVFHEVGQPLEITDVAISKPGPHEILVRSSVVGVCHSDLHFVDGLWPIRTPAILGHEASGIVEQVGSEVRYVEPGDHVITCLSVFCGYCEYCMSGEPALCDKRATRRPRTEEPRLALPASNGGGPRPISQFADLASFAEQMLVHENAVVKIRKDMPLDRAAVIGCAVITGVGAAFRTAAVEPGSTVAVIGCGGIGLSTINGADLAGASRIIAIDRVSSKLDLARAFGATDTIDASDGDTVKQVLDLTGGGVHYAFEAIGLKATAEQAWAMLRPGGTATVIGMVPMGQKVEIPGHELLQSKCLQGCTMGSNRFRVDMPRLVEFYLGGRLKLDELISDRIEFSQINEALQNLKSGEVARQVIVFDD; encoded by the coding sequence ATGAAAGCAGCCGTTTTCCACGAAGTCGGGCAACCGCTCGAGATCACCGACGTCGCGATCAGCAAGCCGGGACCGCACGAGATCCTGGTCCGGAGTTCGGTGGTCGGGGTCTGCCACAGCGACCTGCACTTCGTGGACGGCCTGTGGCCGATTCGTACACCCGCGATCCTCGGCCACGAAGCGTCCGGGATCGTCGAGCAGGTGGGTTCCGAGGTGCGCTACGTCGAGCCCGGCGACCATGTGATCACCTGTCTCTCCGTGTTCTGCGGCTACTGCGAGTACTGCATGAGCGGCGAGCCGGCGCTCTGCGACAAGCGCGCTACGCGACGGCCGAGAACGGAGGAGCCTCGGCTGGCGTTGCCGGCGAGCAACGGCGGCGGCCCGCGCCCTATCTCTCAGTTCGCCGATCTGGCCTCGTTCGCGGAGCAGATGCTGGTGCACGAGAACGCGGTGGTGAAGATCAGGAAGGATATGCCGCTCGACCGGGCGGCGGTCATCGGCTGCGCCGTGATCACCGGCGTGGGCGCGGCGTTCCGGACGGCGGCGGTGGAGCCCGGGTCGACGGTGGCGGTCATCGGCTGCGGCGGCATCGGCCTGTCGACGATCAACGGCGCCGACCTGGCCGGGGCTTCGCGCATCATCGCCATCGACCGGGTGTCGTCGAAGCTCGATCTGGCGAGGGCGTTCGGCGCCACCGACACGATCGACGCATCGGACGGCGACACGGTGAAGCAGGTGCTGGATCTCACCGGCGGCGGCGTCCACTACGCCTTCGAGGCGATCGGGCTCAAGGCCACGGCGGAGCAGGCGTGGGCGATGCTGCGGCCGGGCGGTACGGCCACCGTCATCGGCATGGTGCCGATGGGCCAGAAGGTCGAGATCCCGGGCCACGAGTTACTGCAGTCCAAATGTCTGCAGGGCTGTACGATGGGATCGAACCGCTTCCGCGTCGACATGCCGCGCCTGGTCGAGTTCTACCTGGGCGGCCGGCTGAAGCTCGACGAGCTGATCTCGGACCGGATCGAGTTCTCGCAGATCAACGAGGCCCTGCAGAACCTGAAGAGCGGCGAGGTGGCCCGCCAGGTCATCGTGTTCGATGACTAG
- a CDS encoding gamma-glutamyltransferase, which translates to MTTTTAPGIRVRILTLLVAAVTAAAPVLAQRTVKPVLHGRHWVAVTGKPLAATAGALIFARGGNAVDATCAMLAATSTMWDTLGWGGETQALIFDPREGEVVGINALGVAPTGATVDFFRERGFVYPPEYGPLAAVTPGTPGGLIVMLAHYGTMSLAEVLEPSIQMADGYPIERAQADNMERRREMLQQWPDSARVFLPHLSSSGDSDGRAAPREGEIFRQPDLLDTLRKLVDAEAAALKQGKTREQALAAAYDRFYRGDIAEEFVRGSRELGGLHTMADLDQWQVHIEEPVRTNYRGVDVYKLTSWVQGPVMLQALNILENADLKSMGYNSARYIHTLYQAMNLAFADRDFYYGDPYYPPEEPLEGLLSKNYARARYESIDWGRNDENASPGDPYAFQEGENPFLDLLERWTPIPPEADAEGEQGFQQASAGRQPFPRMTYEEAFTAGTTSIQAADAEGWVVSVTPSGAWIPAVIAGRTGIGMSQRMQSFVLDPGLNPYNLPEPGKRPRATLTPGMALKDGSPYLSFAVQGGDTQDQNLLQFFLNVFEFGMNVQEAVEAANITSHQMQSSFGAHESRPGDVDVRRDVPPWVRAELGRMGYRVRSLDRTSGPITAIWFDRENGTMWGGASDFGEDYGIAW; encoded by the coding sequence ATGACCACCACAACGGCCCCGGGTATCCGCGTTCGCATCCTGACGCTCCTCGTTGCCGCCGTCACCGCCGCTGCTCCGGTCCTGGCCCAGCGCACCGTCAAGCCCGTCCTGCATGGGCGCCACTGGGTGGCGGTGACCGGGAAACCGCTGGCCGCCACTGCCGGCGCCCTGATCTTCGCGCGCGGCGGCAACGCCGTCGACGCGACCTGCGCCATGCTCGCCGCGACCTCGACGATGTGGGACACCCTGGGCTGGGGCGGCGAAACCCAGGCCCTGATCTTCGATCCGCGCGAGGGCGAAGTGGTCGGGATCAACGCGCTCGGCGTCGCGCCGACCGGCGCCACGGTCGACTTCTTCCGCGAACGTGGCTTCGTCTACCCGCCGGAGTACGGTCCGCTCGCAGCGGTGACGCCGGGCACCCCAGGCGGGCTGATCGTCATGCTCGCGCACTACGGGACGATGAGCCTGGCCGAAGTGCTCGAACCGTCCATTCAGATGGCGGACGGCTACCCGATCGAGCGCGCCCAGGCCGACAACATGGAGCGCCGCAGAGAGATGCTGCAGCAGTGGCCGGACTCGGCCCGGGTCTTCCTGCCCCACCTGTCGTCGTCCGGGGACAGCGACGGTCGCGCGGCCCCGAGGGAGGGCGAGATCTTCCGCCAGCCGGACCTGCTCGACACGCTGCGCAAACTGGTCGACGCCGAGGCCGCGGCGCTCAAGCAGGGCAAAACCCGCGAGCAAGCCCTGGCCGCCGCCTACGACCGGTTCTACCGCGGTGACATTGCCGAGGAGTTCGTCCGCGGCTCGCGGGAACTGGGCGGTCTCCACACGATGGCCGATCTCGACCAGTGGCAGGTCCACATCGAGGAGCCGGTCCGCACGAACTACCGCGGCGTCGACGTCTACAAACTGACCTCCTGGGTCCAGGGGCCGGTCATGCTCCAGGCGCTGAACATCCTGGAGAACGCCGACCTCAAGTCCATGGGCTACAACTCGGCCCGCTACATCCACACCCTCTACCAGGCGATGAACCTCGCCTTCGCCGACCGCGACTTCTACTACGGTGACCCGTACTACCCGCCCGAGGAACCGCTCGAGGGTCTGCTCTCCAAGAACTACGCCCGCGCGCGCTACGAGTCGATCGACTGGGGGAGGAACGACGAGAACGCCAGTCCGGGCGATCCGTACGCCTTCCAGGAGGGCGAGAACCCCTTCCTCGACCTGCTCGAACGGTGGACGCCGATCCCGCCGGAGGCGGACGCCGAGGGAGAGCAGGGCTTCCAGCAGGCGTCGGCCGGCCGACAGCCCTTCCCGCGCATGACCTACGAGGAAGCCTTCACAGCCGGGACGACCTCGATCCAGGCCGCCGACGCCGAGGGCTGGGTCGTATCCGTGACCCCGAGCGGCGCCTGGATCCCCGCCGTCATCGCCGGCCGCACCGGCATCGGCATGAGTCAGCGGATGCAGAGCTTCGTACTCGACCCGGGGCTCAACCCGTACAACCTGCCCGAGCCGGGCAAGCGGCCCCGCGCCACCCTTACCCCTGGCATGGCGCTCAAGGATGGCTCGCCCTACCTCTCGTTCGCCGTCCAGGGCGGCGACACCCAGGACCAGAACCTGCTCCAGTTCTTCCTGAACGTCTTCGAGTTCGGCATGAACGTCCAGGAAGCCGTCGAAGCGGCGAACATCACCAGCCACCAGATGCAGAGTTCCTTCGGTGCCCACGAATCGCGGCCAGGAGACGTCGACGTCCGTCGCGACGTGCCGCCCTGGGTACGGGCGGAACTCGGCCGCATGGGCTACCGCGTGCGCTCGCTCGACCGCACTTCCGGACCCATCACCGCGATCTGGTTCGACCGCGAGAACGGAACGATGTGGGGCGGGGCCAGCGACTTCGGCGAGGACTACGGCATCGCCTGGTGA
- a CDS encoding efflux RND transporter permease subunit gives MSLMSHDHGPVDRKGPIGWMAAHPVAANLLMGVLVIGGILFAFGTKREVFPEIDMDMVTVVVAYPGASPQEVEEGVVLAIEDEISSLDGIKKINSISVEGLGTVMAELLTSANPDRTYNDIKSTVDRITSFPQDAERPVISLVTNRRQVLSLLVHGDVELKSLDRLAEEIRSELLSDERITLVEKAGIPPPEISVEVPADNLRRYGLTLPQISTAVRAASIDLPGGSVKTEGGEVLVRTTERRDYGEEFRDITLIARADGTRVRLRDVATVVDGFRETDEELYYNGQPAIDLQVYRVGEEVPLQVSSAVYDLVERRQGTLPDSVGLSIVNDESEEYRARLSILGKNGLIGLLLVVTVLGIFLRPAVAFWVSLGIFISFCGSFFLIPILGVSLNMISLFAFILVLGIAVDDAVVVGEAIFYHRRGDNRLEAAIVGTREVLTPVTFAVLTTIIAFIPLAIVPGITGKFFRNIPFIVIPVLLLSLIESVFILPAHLRHVGRTKLRGRKGRRRSLNPFKKLGALQLRFSEWVERVIAGQVPPIIRRLVRDRYLTVAVMFSGLVVAVSIVAGGHIKFNFFPRIEGEFANGVIELPFGAPVADTREVARRMTQAAEEVGAEFVAEGRMRRRADGSMPETVLEGLRARIGSADTGAFGPGQGFPATGGHVGVVTAYLVPDAEREFGSAEFTARWRERVGEVSGVDRLSFDFNTGPSAGAKVSVQLEHTQTPPLEAAAARVAASLATYNGVFDVDDGFKVGKPQLDLVLKPAAKGLGLTERALAAQVRGAFFGAEASRQQRGRDELRVYVRLPREERDSVHAIENLLIRTPGGGEIPLHQAAYVRPGRSFTEILRVDGRRTVTVTADIDPTATTGNDIRAALARTILPEVVADTPGLTFNFSGEQEAQAEAVASLTGSLIVAMLAMYALMAVAFRSYLQPLVVLSAVPFGMFGAVVGHLIMGYDLSFLSIFGLVALSGVVVNDSLVLIDAVNQLRSEGRSLVDSVVGGVTRRVRPVILTSLTTFFGLMPIILERSNQAQWLVPMALSLGFGVLFVTGIALVLVPCTYMMVDDLKNGLRWLVGMSPEPGEAQPAPQPGGR, from the coding sequence ATGAGCCTGATGTCCCACGACCACGGCCCCGTCGACAGGAAGGGGCCGATCGGCTGGATGGCGGCCCATCCGGTCGCGGCGAACCTGCTGATGGGGGTTCTGGTCATCGGCGGCATCCTCTTCGCCTTCGGAACCAAGCGGGAGGTGTTCCCGGAAATCGATATGGACATGGTGACCGTGGTGGTCGCCTATCCGGGGGCGTCGCCCCAGGAGGTCGAGGAGGGAGTCGTCCTGGCGATCGAGGACGAGATCAGTTCGCTCGACGGCATCAAGAAGATCAACTCGATCTCGGTCGAGGGGCTGGGCACGGTGATGGCCGAGCTTCTCACCAGCGCGAACCCGGACCGGACCTACAACGACATCAAGAGCACGGTGGACCGGATCACGTCCTTCCCGCAGGACGCCGAACGCCCTGTCATCTCGCTGGTGACGAACCGCAGGCAAGTGCTGTCGCTGCTGGTTCACGGCGACGTGGAACTCAAGTCGCTCGACCGGCTCGCCGAGGAGATCAGAAGCGAGCTGCTTTCGGACGAACGGATCACCCTGGTGGAGAAGGCTGGCATCCCGCCGCCCGAGATCAGCGTCGAAGTGCCTGCGGACAACCTGCGGCGCTACGGCCTGACGCTGCCGCAGATCTCGACGGCCGTGCGCGCGGCATCGATCGACCTCCCCGGCGGCTCGGTCAAGACCGAGGGCGGTGAGGTGCTGGTCCGCACCACGGAGAGGCGGGACTACGGCGAGGAGTTCCGGGACATCACTCTGATCGCCCGGGCCGACGGCACCCGGGTCCGGCTGCGCGACGTGGCCACCGTGGTCGACGGCTTCCGGGAGACGGACGAGGAGCTGTACTACAACGGTCAACCGGCGATCGACCTGCAGGTCTACCGTGTCGGTGAGGAGGTGCCGCTTCAGGTCTCGTCCGCGGTCTACGACCTGGTCGAGCGCCGGCAGGGCACGTTGCCGGACTCGGTGGGACTCTCGATCGTGAACGACGAGTCGGAGGAGTACCGGGCCCGGCTGTCGATTCTCGGAAAGAACGGCCTGATCGGACTGCTGCTGGTCGTCACCGTGCTGGGCATCTTCCTGCGGCCGGCGGTCGCCTTCTGGGTCAGCCTGGGCATCTTCATCTCATTCTGCGGCTCGTTCTTCCTCATCCCGATCCTCGGCGTGTCGCTCAACATGATCTCGCTCTTCGCGTTCATCCTCGTACTGGGGATCGCGGTGGACGACGCGGTCGTCGTCGGCGAGGCGATCTTCTACCACCGCCGGGGGGACAACCGGCTCGAGGCCGCGATCGTCGGCACCCGCGAGGTGCTGACACCGGTCACGTTCGCGGTGCTCACGACGATCATCGCCTTCATCCCGCTGGCCATCGTCCCCGGCATCACGGGCAAGTTCTTCCGGAACATCCCGTTCATCGTCATTCCCGTCCTGTTGCTGTCCCTGATCGAGTCCGTGTTCATCCTGCCGGCGCACCTCCGGCACGTTGGACGGACGAAGCTGCGCGGCCGCAAGGGCCGGAGGCGGTCGCTCAATCCGTTCAAGAAGCTGGGCGCCCTTCAGCTCCGTTTCTCGGAGTGGGTGGAGCGCGTGATCGCGGGGCAGGTGCCGCCGATCATCCGGAGACTGGTCCGGGACCGTTATCTGACCGTGGCCGTCATGTTCTCGGGGCTGGTCGTCGCGGTCAGCATCGTCGCGGGGGGCCACATCAAGTTCAACTTCTTCCCGCGGATCGAGGGCGAGTTCGCGAACGGTGTGATCGAACTGCCGTTCGGCGCGCCGGTCGCGGACACCCGCGAGGTTGCGCGACGGATGACCCAGGCCGCGGAGGAGGTCGGCGCCGAATTCGTGGCGGAGGGGCGGATGCGCCGTCGAGCCGACGGCTCGATGCCGGAGACGGTCCTGGAGGGACTTCGGGCGAGGATCGGCAGCGCCGACACGGGCGCTTTCGGCCCCGGCCAGGGTTTCCCCGCGACCGGTGGACACGTCGGCGTCGTCACGGCATACCTCGTTCCCGACGCGGAGCGCGAGTTCGGCTCGGCCGAGTTCACCGCGCGCTGGCGCGAGCGGGTCGGTGAGGTTTCGGGGGTCGACCGGTTGTCGTTCGACTTCAACACCGGTCCGTCAGCCGGCGCAAAGGTCTCGGTCCAGCTCGAGCACACCCAAACGCCGCCGCTCGAAGCGGCGGCGGCGCGTGTCGCCGCCTCGCTGGCGACCTACAACGGCGTATTCGATGTCGACGACGGCTTCAAGGTCGGCAAGCCGCAGCTCGACCTGGTGCTCAAACCGGCCGCGAAGGGTCTGGGGCTCACCGAGCGGGCCCTGGCGGCCCAGGTCCGCGGCGCCTTCTTCGGTGCCGAAGCGAGCCGCCAGCAGCGGGGCCGTGACGAACTGCGCGTCTACGTCCGCCTGCCGCGCGAGGAGCGGGATTCGGTCCACGCGATCGAGAATCTGCTGATCCGCACCCCGGGCGGCGGCGAGATTCCGCTCCACCAGGCGGCGTACGTGCGGCCGGGAAGATCGTTCACCGAGATCCTCCGGGTCGACGGACGCCGCACCGTCACGGTAACCGCCGACATCGACCCGACGGCCACCACCGGCAACGACATTCGAGCCGCCCTGGCCCGGACCATCCTGCCCGAGGTTGTGGCCGACACGCCCGGACTGACGTTCAACTTCAGCGGCGAACAGGAGGCGCAGGCCGAAGCGGTTGCTTCCCTGACGGGGAGTCTGATCGTCGCCATGCTTGCCATGTACGCCCTGATGGCGGTCGCCTTCCGCAGCTATCTGCAGCCCTTGGTCGTTCTGTCGGCGGTGCCCTTCGGCATGTTCGGGGCCGTTGTCGGCCACCTGATCATGGGCTACGACCTGAGTTTCCTCAGCATCTTCGGCCTGGTCGCTCTTTCCGGCGTCGTGGTCAACGACTCGCTGGTCCTGATCGACGCGGTGAACCAGTTGCGGAGCGAGGGCAGGAGCCTGGTCGATTCCGTGGTCGGCGGTGTCACCCGGCGTGTGAGGCCGGTCATCCTGACCTCGCTGACGACCTTCTTCGGTCTGATGCCGATCATCCTGGAACGGTCGAATCAGGCCCAGTGGCTGGTCCCGATGGCGCTCAGCCTCGGCTTCGGCGTTCTGTTCGTGACCGGCATCGCCCTGGTTCTCGTGCCCTGTACCTACATGATGGTCGACGACCTGAAGAACGGTCTGCGCTGGCTCGTGGGGATGAGCCCGGAGCCGGGAGAAGCGCAGCCGGCGCCGCAGCCCGGAGGCAGGTAG
- a CDS encoding efflux RND transporter periplasmic adaptor subunit, translating to MKGTLIRVGIVVLVLAVGLAAARAIIQARPEAVQRPPDDSGVLVEVAEVKRLPRRIDIEAQGTVLPAQRVVVQPQVSGRIAFVMPRLAPGTLLREGDVVFAIEDADFKLAVARATASVAEAAAQLELEQGRGRVAEREWELFQDELDVEQMEASLALREPQLRSRLSAVHTARAALARARLDLERTVVRSPFNAVVLSESIEVGQTVTPQSQAVTLAGTDAFWVRAAVRTDELEQLRVPGLHGDVEGSRALVRLDPETDYVLPGRIVRLLGDLDTAGRMARVLVEVDDPLGLARGTGGPAGRGLLLLDSYVDLLLEGGTIRDLFEVPREWLQEGGHLWMYTGAQLERRPVDVAWRFEDSVCIDTGLADGELVVTSRIATPIEGMRLRLGADEPPSIAAEFLSAASRWDVSGWGAVPTGVAP from the coding sequence ATGAAGGGTACCCTGATCCGCGTCGGCATCGTGGTGCTGGTCCTGGCCGTCGGCCTGGCGGCTGCCAGGGCGATCATTCAGGCCAGACCGGAGGCCGTGCAGAGGCCGCCGGACGATTCCGGCGTGCTGGTGGAAGTTGCCGAGGTGAAGCGGCTGCCGCGGCGCATCGACATCGAGGCCCAGGGGACCGTCCTGCCGGCCCAGAGGGTCGTCGTCCAGCCTCAGGTGAGCGGGCGGATCGCGTTCGTCATGCCGCGGCTCGCCCCGGGGACGCTGCTGCGGGAGGGCGACGTCGTTTTCGCGATCGAGGATGCCGACTTCAAGCTGGCGGTGGCCCGGGCCACTGCGTCGGTCGCCGAGGCGGCTGCGCAGCTCGAACTGGAGCAGGGCCGTGGCCGGGTCGCCGAGCGGGAGTGGGAGCTGTTCCAGGATGAGCTGGACGTCGAACAGATGGAGGCCTCGCTGGCGCTCCGCGAACCGCAGTTGCGCTCCCGGCTTTCAGCCGTCCACACCGCCCGCGCAGCCCTGGCGCGGGCCCGGCTGGACCTCGAACGCACGGTCGTGCGCAGTCCGTTCAACGCCGTCGTCCTCTCCGAGTCGATCGAGGTCGGGCAGACGGTGACGCCGCAGAGTCAGGCCGTGACGCTGGCGGGCACCGACGCCTTCTGGGTGCGGGCCGCGGTCCGAACCGACGAACTCGAACAGCTCCGCGTTCCCGGTCTCCACGGCGACGTCGAGGGTTCGCGCGCGCTCGTGCGGCTCGATCCCGAGACCGACTACGTCCTGCCGGGCCGCATCGTCCGTTTGCTGGGAGACCTCGACACCGCGGGCCGGATGGCCCGCGTGCTGGTGGAGGTCGACGATCCGCTCGGACTCGCGCGCGGAACGGGCGGTCCCGCGGGACGAGGACTCCTGCTCCTGGACAGCTACGTCGACCTCCTGCTCGAGGGCGGTACGATCCGCGACCTGTTCGAGGTGCCCAGGGAGTGGCTCCAGGAGGGCGGACACCTCTGGATGTACACCGGCGCGCAGCTCGAGCGTCGACCGGTCGACGTGGCGTGGCGTTTCGAGGACAGCGTGTGCATCGATACCGGCCTGGCTGACGGGGAACTCGTCGTCACCAGCCGGATCGCCACGCCGATCGAGGGGATGAGGCTCCGCCTGGGAGCGGATGAACCACCGTCGATCGCCGCCGAGTTCCTCTCCGCCGCCAGCCGCTGGGACGTGTCGGGCTGGGGCGCCGTGCCGACGGGAGTTGCGCCATGA
- a CDS encoding TolC family protein, whose product MRCLLDSATRSRSPSSWLYAACLAMCALGTIAMGCTHTSVLERIPEVAEPPPEFDLGFDRAPGAAAPGACSALGDQTLWNLQDRLAGQSFDLQVAWSRVEAADARARESGAYLMPRLDASLTGNDLTFPGSGIVNQFLLAGAAWDSSLASSFEIDLWGRLRNRELAALLDAEASVHDLRSLAISLSSGLAEVWFGVVAERELIALLESQQRTSERFLELTQLRFGQGLGPAQDIGRQREQLLSLQGQIELARGRLESLEFQLATLLGSTERLTPDDAPGLGPLLEAAEQPDLGVPATLLDRRPDLQAARWRVEAADRRAAAAVREWLPSLSLTALVTGRALEVADVLGDLVRQIGGTASQAVYGGGGRRARIDQAYAAAEESLYAYAQSLVNAVGEVQTALAVGRSSRELVANLEERLGEARRVLLLTSESYREGATDYLNVLTALLSQQGLEQALIDARRQQLASRLQLCRSLGFAPGTSVERLAAGLAAAPETRVAEGAS is encoded by the coding sequence ATGCGCTGCCTCCTCGATTCGGCCACCCGTTCCCGGAGTCCATCCTCCTGGCTCTACGCGGCTTGCCTTGCCATGTGCGCGCTGGGGACGATTGCCATGGGCTGTACCCACACGAGCGTGCTGGAGCGCATCCCGGAGGTCGCGGAACCGCCGCCGGAGTTCGACCTGGGGTTCGACCGTGCGCCCGGTGCGGCGGCGCCCGGCGCCTGTAGCGCGCTGGGCGATCAGACGCTGTGGAACCTCCAGGATCGTCTGGCCGGTCAGAGCTTCGATCTCCAGGTTGCCTGGAGCCGGGTCGAGGCTGCCGACGCGCGCGCCCGGGAGAGCGGCGCCTACCTGATGCCGCGTCTCGACGCTTCCCTGACCGGCAACGACCTGACGTTCCCAGGCAGCGGCATCGTGAACCAGTTCCTGCTCGCCGGGGCGGCCTGGGACTCCAGCCTGGCGTCCAGCTTCGAGATCGATCTCTGGGGTCGCCTGCGCAACCGCGAACTGGCGGCTCTGCTGGATGCCGAGGCGAGCGTCCATGACCTGCGCTCGCTGGCGATCAGCCTGTCTTCGGGGTTGGCCGAGGTCTGGTTCGGCGTCGTCGCGGAACGTGAACTCATCGCGCTCCTCGAGAGTCAGCAGCGGACTTCGGAGAGGTTCCTGGAGCTGACCCAGCTTCGCTTCGGACAAGGCCTGGGGCCGGCTCAGGACATCGGCCGCCAGCGGGAACAGTTGCTGAGCCTCCAGGGTCAGATCGAACTCGCGCGAGGGCGGCTGGAGTCGCTGGAGTTCCAGCTCGCAACGCTTCTTGGCAGTACGGAGCGCCTGACTCCGGACGACGCGCCTGGCCTGGGACCGTTGCTGGAAGCCGCCGAACAGCCTGATCTCGGCGTGCCGGCCACGTTGCTCGACCGGCGGCCCGACCTGCAGGCGGCTCGCTGGCGGGTCGAGGCGGCGGATCGCCGGGCTGCAGCCGCGGTCAGGGAGTGGCTGCCGTCGCTGTCGCTGACTGCCCTGGTCACCGGGCGGGCGCTGGAGGTCGCGGACGTTCTTGGCGACCTCGTCCGGCAGATCGGCGGTACCGCCTCGCAGGCCGTCTACGGCGGCGGCGGCCGGCGGGCTCGGATCGATCAGGCGTACGCGGCGGCGGAGGAGAGCCTCTACGCCTACGCACAGTCCCTGGTCAACGCGGTCGGCGAGGTGCAGACGGCGCTTGCGGTTGGCCGCAGCAGCCGTGAGCTGGTGGCGAACCTGGAGGAGCGGTTGGGGGAGGCACGCCGGGTGCTGCTTCTCACCAGCGAGTCGTACCGTGAGGGCGCCACGGACTACCTGAACGTGCTGACCGCGCTTCTGTCCCAGCAGGGGCTGGAACAGGCGCTGATCGACGCCCGCCGGCAGCAATTGGCCAGCCGGCTACAGCTCTGCCGCTCGCTGGGTTTCGCGCCGGGCACGTCGGTGGAGCGGCTGGCGGCAGGACTCGCCGCGGCGCCCGAAACAAGAGTCGCTGAGGGAGCGTCCTGA